A stretch of the Saprospiraceae bacterium genome encodes the following:
- the dnaJ gene encoding molecular chaperone DnaJ — protein MAKRDFYEILGVSKGADADAIKKAYRKVAMQFHPDRNPGDKSAEEKFKEAAEAYEILSDADKKARYDRYGHAGVDPNAGFGGNGGNGMTMDDIFSHFGDIFGDSGSPFESFFGGRSGGGGRAQGGSKGSNLRIKVSMTLEEIASGITKKIKVKKQVNCKTCNGSGAKDAKSVKTCSSCNGQGYVRQVKNTFLGQMQTTTTCPTCNGTGQMISAACTSCRGSGMEVGEETIDIQIPAGVEDGMQLSLRGKGNAGSKGGPAGDLLISIEQKPHEYFSREGNNIHYDLYLNFADAALGCQMEVPTLQSAAKIKVPAGTQAGKIFRLKDLGLPSVQSYEKGDELIHITIWTPKDLTSEEKSILEKLRSHPNFKPHPGKDEKSFYERMKEYFS, from the coding sequence ATGGCAAAAAGAGATTTTTACGAAATATTGGGAGTAAGCAAAGGAGCTGATGCGGATGCAATTAAAAAAGCATATCGTAAAGTGGCAATGCAATTTCATCCCGACCGAAATCCAGGGGATAAATCTGCAGAAGAAAAATTTAAAGAAGCTGCAGAAGCTTATGAAATATTGAGCGATGCTGATAAAAAAGCACGCTATGATCGTTATGGACATGCTGGAGTTGACCCAAATGCTGGATTTGGAGGCAATGGTGGAAATGGCATGACCATGGATGATATTTTCAGTCATTTCGGAGATATTTTTGGAGATTCAGGTTCGCCCTTTGAATCATTTTTTGGAGGACGCAGTGGAGGAGGTGGCAGAGCTCAGGGAGGTTCAAAAGGAAGTAATCTTCGGATCAAAGTCAGTATGACTTTGGAAGAAATTGCAAGCGGAATCACCAAGAAAATAAAAGTAAAAAAACAAGTCAATTGTAAAACCTGTAATGGCTCAGGTGCTAAAGATGCTAAATCTGTTAAAACCTGCAGTTCTTGTAATGGTCAGGGGTATGTACGACAAGTAAAAAATACCTTTCTGGGTCAAATGCAAACCACAACCACCTGTCCTACTTGTAACGGGACCGGTCAAATGATTTCTGCGGCATGTACATCATGCAGGGGATCTGGAATGGAAGTAGGTGAAGAAACCATTGACATCCAAATTCCAGCTGGTGTAGAAGACGGAATGCAATTGTCTTTACGGGGAAAAGGCAATGCAGGAAGTAAAGGAGGACCTGCCGGTGATTTATTAATAAGCATCGAACAAAAACCCCATGAGTATTTTAGTCGGGAAGGAAACAACATCCATTACGATTTATATTTAAATTTTGCTGATGCAGCCTTAGGTTGCCAGATGGAAGTACCCACGCTCCAGAGTGCTGCAAAAATCAAGGTTCCGGCGGGAACCCAAGCCGGCAAGATTTTCAGACTCAAGGATCTGGGACTCCCATCCGTACAATCCTACGAAAAAGGAGACGAACTAATTCACATTACCATTTGGACACCAAAGGATCTTACTTCAGAAGAAAAATCCATCCTCGAAAAACTCCGCAGCCATCCAAACTTTAAACCACATCCTGGTAAAGACGAAAAAAGTTTTTACGAACG
- a CDS encoding nucleotide exchange factor GrpE, whose product MTEEQQIPESEELTNGLDTEQTEKSTAESGPDPLVVLKAELADQKDKYIRLFAEFDNYKKRTIKEKIDTIRNASQELIQDLLVVLDDFDRAKKLSETQENEQIFPEGMRLVHHKLLGLLQSKGLEIMDTNGKDFDPEFHEAITEIPGADESQKGKIFDTLEKGYLLNHKIIRFAKVVVCK is encoded by the coding sequence ATGACAGAAGAGCAGCAAATACCCGAAAGTGAAGAGCTAACAAATGGACTGGACACAGAGCAAACTGAAAAATCCACGGCAGAATCCGGCCCAGACCCTCTTGTTGTTTTAAAAGCAGAATTGGCCGATCAGAAAGATAAATACATACGTTTATTTGCAGAATTTGACAATTACAAAAAGCGTACGATTAAAGAAAAAATAGATACCATTCGCAATGCATCTCAGGAATTAATCCAGGATTTATTGGTAGTATTGGATGATTTTGATCGGGCAAAGAAGTTATCAGAAACACAGGAAAACGAACAAATTTTTCCGGAAGGCATGCGATTGGTGCATCACAAATTATTGGGATTGTTGCAATCTAAGGGTTTAGAAATAATGGATACCAACGGAAAAGATTTTGATCCTGAGTTTCATGAAGCAATTACTGAAATTCCCGGAGCAGATGAAAGTCAAAAAGGAAAAATTTTCGATACCCTTGAAAAAGGTTATTTATTAAATCATAAAATTATTCGATTTGCAAAAGTAGTAGTTTGCAAGTAA
- a CDS encoding TlpA family protein disulfide reductase, producing MQKYLLGLGGILFFSYLIYYFFFNTMLVLGQQAPNFEVENLRKNIINLDSFKGQYVLIDFWGSWCAPCRQENKILTMMYAHYKDQKFKNAEGIQFLSIAFDRDPAAALKAIENDGLIWPHHVIEPNMFESQLAKIYRIKSIPAKYLIGPDQIIMLADPSIRELDDFLAFQILKN from the coding sequence ATGCAGAAATACCTCTTAGGCCTTGGTGGCATTTTATTTTTTTCTTACCTGATTTATTATTTTTTTTTCAATACCATGCTGGTATTGGGACAGCAAGCTCCCAATTTTGAAGTTGAAAATTTGCGGAAAAATATAATCAATTTAGATAGTTTTAAAGGACAGTATGTTTTAATTGATTTTTGGGGTTCCTGGTGCGCTCCCTGCCGTCAGGAAAATAAAATTCTAACTATGATGTACGCCCATTATAAAGATCAAAAATTTAAAAATGCAGAAGGAATTCAGTTTTTAAGCATTGCTTTTGACCGGGATCCGGCTGCTGCTTTAAAAGCCATTGAAAACGATGGATTGATCTGGCCTCATCATGTCATCGAACCCAACATGTTTGAAAGTCAATTGGCTAAAATTTATAGGATTAAGTCAATTCCAGCAAAATACCTGATTGGACCTGACCAAATTATCATGTTAGCGGACCCTAGTATTCGTGAATTAGATGATTTTTTGGCGTTTCAAATACTAAAAAACTGA
- a CDS encoding flavin reductase family protein → MKRIITPGTLPTPDLHQYLLGAVAPRPIAFVSTIDPEGRVNLAPYSFFNAFSSNPPILVFSSNRRVENNTTKDTLHNIMASRECVVNVVSYPIVRQMMVCSVDFPTGISEFEQTGLTPVPASQVKPPLVKESPVNMECRVTEILTLGDQGGAGHLIICNVVCMHIDESVLDENQRIDPHKIDLMGRMGRAFYVRASGAAVMSMPQSHKLPVVGYPKLPEHIRQSKFITANLIGALAGMKELPTNQEAITTILSWESGDQILKLDPDTKHQIAQEYFNGNHLEKAAALLMSI, encoded by the coding sequence ATGAAGCGTATTATAACACCAGGGACCCTGCCCACTCCAGATTTACATCAATATTTGTTAGGGGCGGTGGCACCGCGACCGATTGCCTTTGTGAGCACGATAGATCCTGAAGGACGGGTTAATCTGGCGCCTTACAGTTTTTTTAATGCCTTTAGCAGCAATCCGCCCATTTTGGTTTTTTCGTCAAACCGTCGGGTTGAAAACAATACGACCAAAGACACCCTACATAATATTATGGCATCCAGGGAATGTGTGGTGAATGTAGTTTCATATCCCATCGTTCGCCAAATGATGGTCTGTTCAGTTGATTTTCCAACTGGCATCAGTGAATTTGAACAAACGGGATTGACTCCAGTGCCTGCTTCACAAGTAAAACCACCCTTAGTAAAGGAATCACCAGTCAATATGGAATGCCGTGTCACAGAAATTCTAACACTGGGAGACCAAGGTGGTGCAGGTCATTTGATCATCTGCAATGTGGTCTGTATGCATATTGATGAATCAGTTTTAGATGAAAACCAACGGATTGATCCGCATAAAATTGATCTTATGGGTCGCATGGGTCGTGCATTTTATGTACGTGCAAGTGGTGCTGCTGTTATGAGCATGCCCCAATCTCATAAATTGCCGGTTGTAGGCTATCCAAAGCTACCGGAACACATCCGCCAAAGTAAATTTATTACTGCCAACCTCATTGGGGCACTGGCAGGAATGAAAGAATTGCCCACAAATCAGGAAGCAATCACCACGATTTTAAGCTGGGAATCAGGTGATCAAATTTTAAAATTAGATCCCGATACCAAACACCAGATTGCACAGGAGTATTTTAATGGAAATCATTTGGAAAAAGCAGCCGCTTTGCTGATGAGTATTTAG
- a CDS encoding quinone-dependent dihydroorotate dehydrogenase: MWKLLKSIFFLLDAELAHHLTMDLLVFSLKIPVISQLLKRSFKFESDLLHTEISGMKATNPIGLAAGFDKDGNWLNALMLLGFGHIELGTVTKRPQSGNPKPRLFRLIKDRSIINRMGFNNQGVDALVDRLKKFNKPDGLILGGNIGKNKESQDDQIIQDYLYCFTALFDFVDYFTINVSSPNTPGLRALQDKEPLNALLSAVQLENKKHLNRKPLFLKIAPDLSEEALDDILEVVQANDFSGIIVSNTTIDRPDFLIEKEIAKESGGLSGEALHVKSLHALQHLKSKAEPKLILIGVGGIMNEAVAIERLKAGANWIQIYTGMIYEGPWFIKKIKQELIKTKAYQRN; the protein is encoded by the coding sequence ATGTGGAAACTTCTTAAATCAATTTTCTTTTTATTGGATGCTGAACTGGCTCATCATCTAACAATGGATTTACTGGTTTTTTCATTAAAAATTCCAGTAATTTCTCAATTACTCAAACGCTCATTTAAATTTGAATCCGATTTATTGCACACAGAAATCAGCGGGATGAAAGCAACGAATCCCATCGGCTTGGCCGCAGGTTTTGATAAAGATGGAAACTGGTTAAATGCATTGATGCTTTTAGGTTTTGGTCATATCGAATTGGGTACCGTGACCAAACGTCCTCAATCCGGAAATCCTAAACCAAGATTATTCCGACTCATTAAAGACCGGTCGATTATAAATCGAATGGGTTTTAATAATCAAGGCGTAGATGCATTGGTTGACCGCTTAAAAAAATTCAATAAACCGGATGGATTAATCCTTGGCGGAAATATTGGAAAAAACAAAGAAAGCCAGGATGATCAAATTATACAAGATTATCTATATTGTTTTACTGCCTTGTTTGATTTTGTAGATTATTTTACCATTAATGTAAGTTCGCCAAATACACCGGGTCTAAGAGCATTGCAAGATAAAGAACCATTGAACGCGTTGTTGTCTGCCGTTCAATTAGAAAATAAAAAGCATTTAAATAGAAAACCTTTGTTTTTAAAAATAGCTCCTGATTTAAGTGAAGAAGCTTTGGATGATATTTTAGAAGTGGTTCAGGCCAATGACTTTTCTGGAATTATTGTTTCCAATACCACCATTGACCGTCCTGATTTTTTAATAGAAAAAGAAATTGCAAAAGAAAGCGGCGGATTAAGTGGAGAAGCTTTGCATGTAAAATCTTTGCATGCTTTGCAGCATTTAAAATCAAAAGCGGAACCAAAACTTATTTTAATTGGCGTTGGAGGAATAATGAATGAAGCTGTGGCTATTGAACGACTGAAAGCCGGTGCAAACTGGATTCAAATTTATACCGGAATGATTTATGAAGGTCCCTGGTTTATAAAAAAAATAAAACAAGAATTAATAAAAACCAAAGCATACCAGCGCAACTAA